Proteins encoded within one genomic window of Candidatus Aegiribacteria sp.:
- a CDS encoding transposase zinc-binding domain-containing protein, whose product MIEMAEIFRQHKEEYLSKYGDRILPSHRKAIDDIIACRTPALGGSLYTCSCGKTERYSYHSCGNRHC is encoded by the coding sequence ATGATCGAGATGGCGGAGATATTCCGCCAGCACAAAGAGGAGTATCTGAGTAAATACGGTGACAGGATTCTACCGAGTCACAGAAAAGCGATTGATGATATCATCGCTTGTCGCACACCAGCACTCGGTGGAAGTCTCTATACCTGCTCCTGTGGAAAAACTGAACGGTACAGTTACCATTCCTGTGGTAACCGGCACTGTC
- a CDS encoding site-specific integrase: MTALRKRMIEDMQLAGLNPRTQECYARSVRQLAEYYGKSPDKIDEKEIRAYFLYVKNEKKWARATCTIAICGIKYFWEKTLKKDWSILGLVRPAREKRLPVILSRKEVITIMKNVRFFRYRACLETIYSLGLRVGEGTRLQICDIDSARMVVHVRNGKGGKDRYVPLPKRTLKLLREFWQIHRNEEWLFPRVGRGCHGNYNRPDPINEPFSITVVQMAFKEALLASGIRKKAQVHSLRHSYATHLLESGVNLRQIQTNLGHNSPATTAIYTHLTGIAQEKARVNLDEIMNELP, translated from the coding sequence TGCAACTCGCCGGGTTGAATCCAAGAACGCAGGAATGCTATGCTCGATCTGTTAGGCAACTTGCTGAATACTACGGAAAATCACCTGACAAAATTGATGAAAAAGAGATTCGGGCATACTTTCTCTATGTGAAGAATGAGAAGAAGTGGGCACGAGCTACCTGTACGATCGCAATCTGCGGTATCAAGTACTTTTGGGAAAAGACGTTGAAAAAGGATTGGTCAATTCTGGGGTTGGTGCGTCCAGCGCGTGAGAAAAGGCTGCCGGTAATCCTCTCTCGCAAAGAAGTTATCACCATAATGAAGAATGTGAGGTTCTTTCGTTATCGGGCATGTCTTGAAACAATCTACTCTCTGGGATTGCGTGTTGGTGAGGGCACCAGATTGCAGATTTGTGATATAGACAGTGCCCGGATGGTTGTTCATGTGCGCAACGGCAAGGGCGGTAAGGACCGCTATGTGCCATTACCTAAACGAACTCTTAAACTTCTGCGTGAATTTTGGCAGATCCACCGGAATGAAGAGTGGCTGTTTCCCAGGGTTGGCCGAGGTTGTCACGGCAACTACAACCGCCCAGATCCGATCAATGAGCCATTCTCAATAACGGTTGTACAGATGGCCTTCAAAGAAGCCCTTCTTGCCAGTGGTATCCGTAAAAAGGCACAGGTGCATTCCCTTCGTCACAGCTACGCAACCCATCTTCTTGAGTCTGGCGTTAACCTGCGACAGATTCAGACAAATCTGGGACACAACAGCCCGGCAACCACAGCTATCTACACACATCTAACTGGTATTGCACAAGAGAAAGCCAGAGTAAATCTGGATGAGATCATGAATGAACTACCCTGA